One genomic region from Yersinia canariae encodes:
- the dhaR gene encoding dihydroxyacetone kinase operon transcriptional regulator DhaR — MNNSEPLATSALVGSWQRCQKLMQAQQWRVPHRAAGATFQSICQRKNDLLVLGQAALEDAYEYMESRHCVLLILDESGCTLWQCGHPQTMSQLRELGIDCGSYWAEGLIGTNAPALAIAEGHPIQVSGQQHFKQALHPWHFCATPVYDNSGRQRAVIVLGSLLVDNAASDLPLTLAIAREIGNYLHADTLLAETNRHLNELNALLDGVEDGVMAWDQRGCLLYLNRRAAAILQLNETNSLGKPVTELLTLPALLTHAILHRNPLSHVEVTFENQQQFIPALLTLKPIPDGDRCGFIALLHPQELLRQMVHNQLGRASYTFDDMPVASLEMRRLIRYGKQAAKGRHPILLHGEEGVGKQQLGQAIHNASNRAPGPYIVLNCQALPQNLMAREFLGSDASEGESGQPSKFELANGGTLYLEQVEYLSPEMQSALLQIVKTGMVMRVNSNRVIPVDVRIITATGADLPLLVKQGHFRRQLFYTLQSFELHIPPLRQRQQDIPLLVQHTLASLGQHFHCQYQPDESVIRQLCQYPWPGNDQELKSVVERAAMACRNNRINLNDLPEHLLGEKLLLEPDMPQPQPVLSLQELERQAIIRAALVCQGQLNEMAALLGIGRTTLWRKVKLHRLDIHQFKGGESLPV, encoded by the coding sequence ATGAACAATTCTGAGCCGCTGGCAACATCAGCACTAGTGGGTTCGTGGCAGCGCTGCCAAAAACTGATGCAAGCCCAGCAATGGCGGGTGCCACACCGCGCGGCGGGAGCTACTTTCCAGTCAATTTGTCAGCGAAAAAATGACTTACTGGTGTTAGGTCAGGCCGCACTGGAAGATGCTTATGAATATATGGAATCACGCCATTGCGTCCTGTTAATTCTTGATGAAAGTGGCTGCACCTTGTGGCAATGCGGCCATCCGCAGACCATGAGCCAGCTGCGCGAGTTGGGGATTGATTGCGGCAGTTATTGGGCCGAAGGATTGATTGGCACCAATGCCCCGGCACTGGCCATCGCCGAAGGGCACCCGATACAGGTCAGTGGGCAGCAACATTTCAAACAGGCACTGCATCCGTGGCACTTCTGCGCCACTCCCGTGTATGACAACAGTGGCCGCCAACGGGCCGTCATTGTTTTGGGCAGTTTACTGGTTGATAACGCCGCCAGTGACCTGCCACTGACATTGGCCATCGCCCGAGAAATTGGTAATTACCTCCACGCCGACACTCTATTGGCAGAAACTAACCGCCATCTGAATGAACTCAATGCCCTGCTTGATGGGGTTGAAGACGGCGTAATGGCTTGGGATCAACGGGGTTGTTTGTTGTACCTTAACCGCCGAGCCGCGGCCATCTTACAACTCAATGAAACCAACAGTCTTGGCAAGCCAGTCACGGAATTGCTCACCCTCCCCGCCTTGCTGACCCATGCTATTTTGCACCGAAACCCTCTCAGTCATGTGGAAGTGACCTTTGAGAATCAGCAACAATTTATTCCTGCCTTGCTGACCCTCAAACCCATTCCTGACGGTGACCGTTGCGGCTTTATTGCACTTCTGCATCCGCAAGAATTACTGAGGCAAATGGTTCACAACCAATTAGGGCGAGCCAGTTATACTTTTGATGATATGCCCGTCGCGTCACTGGAAATGCGGCGCTTAATCCGTTACGGCAAGCAAGCCGCCAAAGGTCGCCATCCCATTTTACTGCATGGCGAAGAAGGGGTTGGTAAGCAACAATTAGGGCAGGCCATTCACAATGCCAGTAATCGCGCGCCCGGCCCTTATATCGTCTTGAATTGTCAGGCATTACCGCAAAATCTGATGGCGCGGGAATTTCTTGGCAGTGATGCCAGTGAAGGCGAATCAGGGCAGCCCAGCAAATTTGAATTAGCCAACGGCGGCACCTTATATCTGGAACAAGTCGAATATTTGTCGCCAGAAATGCAATCCGCACTGCTACAAATTGTCAAAACCGGCATGGTTATGCGGGTAAATTCCAATCGGGTTATCCCGGTGGATGTCCGGATAATTACGGCCACTGGCGCGGACCTCCCCTTGCTGGTGAAACAAGGCCATTTTCGACGTCAACTGTTCTATACCCTGCAATCTTTTGAGCTTCATATTCCCCCCTTACGCCAACGCCAGCAAGATATCCCGCTGCTGGTTCAGCACACACTGGCAAGCCTCGGGCAACATTTTCACTGCCAATATCAGCCGGACGAAAGTGTCATTCGCCAGCTATGCCAATACCCTTGGCCGGGTAATGATCAGGAACTGAAAAGTGTGGTGGAGAGAGCCGCGATGGCCTGCCGCAACAATAGAATAAATCTCAATGACCTACCTGAGCATCTGCTTGGCGAAAAATTGCTACTGGAACCGGATATGCCCCAACCCCAGCCAGTCTTATCACTGCAAGAATTAGAAAGACAGGCCATTATTCGTGCCGCGCTGGTTTGCCAAGGCCAATTAAATGAAATGGCGGCCTTATTGGGCATAGGCCGCACCACATTATGGCGAAAAGTGAAACTCCACCGGCTGGATATACACCAATTTAAGGGGGGCGAATCGCTGCCGGTTTGA
- a CDS encoding LacI family DNA-binding transcriptional regulator — protein sequence MKNNKRITINDIAKLAGVSKSTTSLVLNGRSKEYRVSDETRDRIIALASEHNYQPSFHARSLRSTRSHTIGLVVPEMTNHGFALISRELEMLCREAGLQLLIACTDENPGQEMMAVNSLVQRQVDGLIVASSQLNDGEYQKINARLPVVQMDRLIGESELPLVITDSISSTTTLVENVARQHPQEFYFLGGQPRISPTRDRLAGFQQGLKQAGIECRPEWILNGHYLPSSGYEMIAQLCAQLGRPPKAVFTAACGLLEGVLRYLNQHQLMDSDIHLCSFDDHYLFDCLPLKIDTIAQDCQGLARHSFEMITALIAETPLAQNKLILPGQIHWRHPGSKALNEQF from the coding sequence GTGAAAAACAATAAACGTATTACCATCAACGATATTGCCAAGCTGGCTGGTGTGTCGAAGTCGACCACCAGTCTGGTGCTCAATGGACGTAGCAAGGAATATCGTGTTTCGGACGAAACGCGGGATCGTATTATTGCTCTGGCCAGCGAACATAACTATCAGCCGAGTTTCCACGCCCGCTCTCTGCGCTCAACCCGCAGCCACACCATAGGGTTGGTGGTGCCAGAGATGACTAACCACGGCTTTGCACTCATTTCGCGTGAGCTGGAAATGCTATGTCGCGAAGCAGGATTACAGCTGCTTATCGCCTGCACCGACGAAAACCCCGGCCAAGAAATGATGGCCGTAAACAGCTTGGTACAGCGCCAGGTCGATGGCCTGATTGTGGCCTCCAGCCAACTCAATGACGGCGAATATCAAAAAATTAATGCTCGCTTGCCGGTCGTGCAAATGGACCGATTGATTGGTGAGTCAGAATTGCCGTTGGTTATCACCGATTCCATCTCTTCTACCACAACTTTGGTCGAAAACGTTGCGCGCCAACACCCGCAAGAGTTTTACTTTCTCGGCGGCCAGCCCCGAATTTCGCCGACGAGAGACCGTTTAGCCGGCTTCCAGCAAGGGCTGAAACAAGCGGGTATCGAATGTCGCCCGGAGTGGATCCTCAACGGCCATTATTTGCCCAGCTCCGGTTATGAAATGATTGCCCAGCTTTGTGCCCAATTGGGCCGCCCTCCCAAAGCCGTATTTACCGCCGCCTGTGGCCTGTTGGAAGGGGTGCTGCGCTATCTTAATCAGCATCAGTTAATGGACAGTGATATTCATCTTTGCAGCTTTGATGACCACTATCTGTTTGATTGTTTGCCATTAAAAATAGATACCATCGCCCAGGATTGCCAAGGGTTGGCTCGCCATAGCTTCGAGATGATAACCGCGCTTATTGCCGAAACACCTTTGGCACAAAATAAGCTCATTCTGCCGGGCCAAATCCATTGGCGACATCCTGGCTCCAAGGCGCTGAATGAACAATTCTGA
- a CDS encoding sucrose-6-phosphate hydrolase, with amino-acid sequence MQEASLLKHLTLAVMRGQCRALQDPHRPGWHLAPCVGLLNDPNGFIYHAGYYHLFYQWNPLDCRHGSKYWGHWRSTDLVHWEHQPVALVPSEAYESHGCYSGSAVIADDLITLIYTGNVKYPDGSRTAFQCLAQENERGEFDKLGPVLPLPAGYTGHVRDPKVWQHDGLWYMVLGAQDKQLQGKVLLLCSDDLHEWHNLGEIAGSGLGGLGPFGYMWECPDLFTLANKDVLIFCPQGIPAEAERYRNTFQAGYLLGQLDYANSTFNHQDFHELDAGFEFYAPQTTLAADGRRLLFGWMGIPDEDELYQPTVAYGWIHTMTCPRELSLNGDKLIQQPARELTALRREYHQWQGRAQNAPLLPISNAEMIIDVSAPFTLSLGNALVLEWDGARLILSRNNLRTGLQEFRYWRGQLQQLQLLCDRCSIEIFINQGEAVMTSSYFPTEPPQAIFGGSAELCVQHWLLSSPMLE; translated from the coding sequence ATGCAAGAAGCCAGTTTGCTTAAACATCTTACGCTGGCAGTGATGCGCGGTCAGTGCCGCGCATTGCAAGACCCGCACCGGCCGGGCTGGCACCTGGCGCCTTGCGTCGGGTTGCTGAATGATCCCAACGGATTTATTTATCATGCTGGCTATTATCATCTGTTTTATCAATGGAACCCGCTGGATTGCCGCCATGGCAGTAAATATTGGGGCCACTGGCGCAGCACTGATTTGGTTCATTGGGAACATCAGCCGGTGGCATTGGTGCCGAGCGAAGCCTATGAAAGTCATGGCTGTTACTCCGGTTCGGCAGTGATTGCTGATGATCTTATCACCCTGATTTATACCGGTAATGTGAAATATCCCGATGGCTCCCGCACCGCATTTCAATGTTTGGCGCAGGAAAATGAGCGCGGAGAATTTGACAAATTAGGGCCGGTGCTCCCATTGCCTGCGGGCTATACCGGCCATGTGCGCGACCCGAAAGTCTGGCAGCACGACGGCCTGTGGTACATGGTGTTGGGGGCTCAAGATAAGCAACTGCAAGGCAAGGTTCTGCTGCTGTGCTCGGATGATTTGCATGAATGGCATAACTTAGGCGAAATTGCCGGTTCCGGTCTGGGTGGGCTTGGGCCTTTTGGTTATATGTGGGAATGCCCCGACCTGTTCACCTTGGCAAATAAGGACGTTTTGATTTTCTGCCCACAAGGTATACCCGCCGAAGCAGAGCGTTATCGTAATACCTTTCAGGCGGGTTATCTGCTGGGCCAATTGGATTATGCCAACAGCACCTTTAATCATCAGGATTTCCATGAACTGGATGCCGGTTTTGAATTCTACGCGCCACAAACCACACTGGCCGCTGATGGTCGCCGCTTATTATTTGGCTGGATGGGTATTCCAGACGAAGATGAGTTGTACCAACCGACAGTAGCCTATGGCTGGATCCACACCATGACCTGCCCACGCGAGTTGAGCCTCAACGGTGACAAACTGATTCAGCAACCGGCTCGCGAATTAACTGCGCTACGTCGTGAATACCACCAGTGGCAAGGCCGTGCTCAAAATGCGCCACTTCTGCCTATCAGCAATGCTGAAATGATAATCGACGTCAGCGCGCCATTTACCCTCTCATTGGGCAATGCGCTGGTGTTGGAATGGGATGGTGCGCGCTTGATCCTGAGCCGCAATAATCTGCGCACCGGATTGCAAGAATTCCGTTACTGGCGTGGTCAATTGCAACAGTTACAGCTACTTTGCGACCGTTGCAGCATAGAAATTTTTATCAATCAGGGTGAGGCAGTTATGACCTCAAGTTATTTCCCGACAGAACCGCCACAAGCAATTTTTGGCGGAAGTGCCGAACTGTGTGTCCAACACTGGCTGTTGTCTTCGCCCATGTTAGAATGA
- a CDS encoding sucrose-specific PTS transporter subunit IIBC, giving the protein MNINETAKALLPLLGGKDNIVSAAHCATRLRLVLADDSLVQKSAVEKVEGVKGCFSNAGQLQIIFGTGLVNKVYAEFIKVAGINESSKSEAADAAARKLNPFQRIARLLSNIFVPIIPAIVASGLLMGLLGMVKTYGWADANSALFIMLDMFSSAAFIILPILIGFTAAKEFGGNPYLGATLGGILTHPALTNAWGVAGGFHTMNFFGMEVAMIGYQGTVFPVLLAVWFMSMLEKRLRKIIPDALDLILTPFLTVIITGFVALLFIGPAGRVLGDGISLVLSTLITHAGWLAGLLFGGLYSVIVITGIHHSFHAIEAGLLGNPNIGVNFLLPIWSMANVAQGGACLAVYFKTRDTKIKAIVIPSAFSAMLGITEAAIFGINLRFIKPFLAALAGGALGGAWVVANHVNMTAVGLTGIPGIAIVQGNSIINYLIGLVISFGAAFIISLLLKYKTDSE; this is encoded by the coding sequence ATGAATATTAATGAGACCGCAAAGGCTCTGCTCCCATTACTCGGCGGTAAAGACAATATTGTCAGTGCAGCGCACTGTGCGACCCGTTTACGTTTGGTGCTGGCTGATGACTCACTGGTGCAAAAATCAGCAGTGGAAAAAGTCGAAGGCGTCAAAGGCTGCTTTAGCAATGCCGGGCAATTACAAATTATTTTCGGCACCGGACTGGTGAATAAAGTTTATGCAGAATTTATTAAAGTGGCAGGCATCAATGAATCCAGTAAATCAGAAGCTGCCGATGCCGCAGCCCGTAAACTGAACCCATTCCAGCGCATTGCCCGGCTGCTTTCTAATATTTTTGTCCCTATCATCCCGGCGATTGTCGCCTCCGGTTTGTTAATGGGCTTGCTCGGCATGGTCAAAACCTATGGCTGGGCCGATGCCAACAGCGCGCTGTTTATCATGCTGGATATGTTCAGCTCCGCCGCCTTCATTATTTTGCCTATTTTGATTGGATTTACCGCCGCCAAAGAGTTTGGCGGTAATCCCTATCTGGGCGCCACTCTAGGCGGCATTTTGACCCACCCGGCACTGACCAATGCCTGGGGAGTGGCGGGCGGTTTCCATACCATGAATTTCTTCGGTATGGAGGTGGCAATGATTGGCTATCAGGGCACGGTATTCCCCGTCCTGCTGGCGGTGTGGTTTATGAGCATGTTGGAAAAACGCCTGCGCAAAATCATTCCGGATGCGCTGGATTTAATTCTCACGCCATTTTTGACAGTCATTATTACCGGCTTTGTTGCGCTGCTGTTTATCGGCCCTGCGGGACGTGTGCTGGGTGACGGGATTTCACTGGTGCTCAGCACCTTGATTACCCATGCGGGTTGGCTGGCCGGGTTACTGTTTGGTGGGCTTTATTCCGTTATCGTGATAACCGGTATCCACCATAGTTTCCATGCAATCGAAGCTGGTTTATTGGGCAACCCGAATATTGGTGTCAATTTCCTGCTGCCCATCTGGTCGATGGCGAACGTCGCACAAGGCGGGGCGTGTCTGGCGGTCTACTTTAAAACTCGTGATACCAAGATTAAGGCCATCGTGATCCCCTCAGCATTTTCCGCCATGCTGGGGATCACTGAAGCTGCGATTTTCGGGATAAACCTGCGCTTTATCAAACCCTTCCTCGCCGCACTGGCGGGCGGGGCATTAGGAGGTGCATGGGTAGTAGCTAATCATGTCAATATGACAGCAGTGGGCTTGACCGGCATCCCCGGCATTGCCATCGTGCAAGGGAATTCTATAATTAACTATCTGATTGGGCTGGTAATTTCCTTTGGTGCGGCGTTTATTATTTCCTTGCTACTTAAATACAAAACGGACAGCGAATAA
- a CDS encoding carbohydrate porin produces MMIKPSYLAVSIGLILSCAATPASAASSNMDIEARLNALEQRLQQAEQRAKNAEKRAEVAEKQAQKLETRTLQAEEKTVQVAKRTEKLESKTQSDNGFEFHGYARSGLLMNSSGTGTQGGPYVSPAGSTGGAIGRLGNEPDTYVEVNLEKKQKLDNGATTRYKVMLADGQRSYNDWTADSSDLNVRQAFVELGTLPTFTGIFKDSTLWAGKRFDRDNFDIHWLDSDVVFLAGTGGGIYDIKWADNLKSNFSLYGRNYGEIENVNSDIQSYIFTTNNYFSTNNNSGQFQWMLSGLRAKDNEARKNSGETVNTNAADKGIHSMVAYHGDSFYGLREGTSKTALLYGHGLGAEVKSIGSDGNLTGGADTWRLASYGTTALSKTWSLAPAILAQQSKDRYVEGDSYKWVTFNARLIQEITENFALAYEGSYQYMNLDPQGYKDYHKVSGGFYKLTFAPTFKAGDISNFFSRPEIRVFATYMDWSQDLDNYAKDDAFGKNDFAAGGQWNFGIQMETWF; encoded by the coding sequence ATGATGATAAAACCAAGCTATCTTGCTGTATCAATAGGACTTATTCTTTCTTGTGCAGCGACCCCCGCCTCAGCAGCCTCATCAAATATGGACATAGAAGCCCGTCTCAATGCTTTGGAACAGCGATTACAACAAGCAGAGCAACGGGCAAAAAATGCAGAAAAACGCGCCGAAGTTGCAGAAAAACAAGCACAAAAACTGGAAACTCGCACTCTTCAAGCAGAAGAGAAAACCGTTCAAGTGGCAAAACGTACTGAGAAATTAGAGAGTAAAACGCAAAGCGACAATGGCTTTGAGTTTCACGGCTATGCTCGCTCTGGTTTGTTAATGAACTCTTCCGGTACCGGCACTCAAGGCGGCCCTTATGTTTCCCCGGCAGGCAGTACCGGTGGGGCGATTGGCCGTTTAGGCAATGAGCCGGATACCTATGTTGAAGTGAATCTTGAGAAAAAACAGAAGTTGGATAACGGCGCGACAACCCGCTACAAGGTGATGTTGGCTGATGGCCAACGCAGTTATAACGACTGGACGGCCGACAGCAGTGACCTGAATGTGCGACAGGCGTTTGTCGAATTGGGCACCTTGCCCACCTTCACGGGTATTTTCAAAGACAGTACTCTGTGGGCCGGTAAGCGCTTTGATCGCGATAACTTTGATATTCACTGGTTGGATTCCGATGTGGTATTCCTGGCCGGTACGGGTGGCGGTATTTATGACATCAAATGGGCTGATAATCTGAAGAGCAACTTCTCGCTATATGGCCGCAATTACGGCGAAATCGAGAATGTTAACAGTGATATTCAAAGCTATATTTTCACCACCAATAACTATTTCTCTACCAATAACAACAGTGGCCAGTTCCAGTGGATGTTGAGTGGTTTACGTGCCAAAGATAATGAAGCGCGCAAAAACAGTGGTGAAACCGTCAATACCAATGCCGCTGATAAAGGTATTCACAGCATGGTCGCCTACCACGGAGACAGCTTCTATGGGCTGCGCGAAGGGACCTCAAAAACGGCTTTGTTATATGGTCACGGCCTGGGTGCTGAAGTGAAGTCTATTGGCTCTGATGGCAACTTAACCGGCGGCGCAGACACTTGGCGTCTGGCCTCATACGGCACAACGGCGCTGAGTAAGACCTGGAGCCTGGCTCCCGCAATATTGGCACAGCAAAGTAAAGACCGATATGTCGAGGGCGATAGTTATAAGTGGGTGACGTTCAATGCCCGTCTGATTCAGGAAATCACGGAAAACTTTGCTCTGGCTTATGAAGGCAGTTACCAATACATGAATCTCGACCCGCAAGGGTATAAGGATTATCACAAAGTCAGCGGCGGTTTCTATAAACTGACCTTTGCACCAACCTTTAAAGCGGGCGATATCAGTAACTTCTTTAGCCGACCAGAAATTCGTGTCTTCGCGACCTACATGGATTGGAGCCAAGACCTGGATAACTACGCCAAAGATGATGCCTTCGGTAAAAATGATTTTGCAGCTGGCGGCCAATGGAACTTTGGTATCCAGATGGAAACCTGGTTCTGA